The Pedobacter roseus genome contains a region encoding:
- a CDS encoding TonB-dependent receptor, with protein MKKLLLLFSFMLVITVYGFAQGVTTASFIGTVKDQKGVIPGATVTAIHIPSGTKYSTLTRADGRYNLPNVRVGGPYTIKISYVGYNELVKENLNTTIGEDLRIDASLTETSQNLADVVVKGTQDKVINSSRTGARETITRQQIDNLPTISRSLSDFTKLTPSANSTTVGGLSFGGRSGSYNNLTVDGALFNNSFGLSGSLGGQANSQPISLDAIEQIQVDIAPYDVRQGSFTGAGINTIVKSGTNDFKGSAYYYTRGTDLTGYSAGVTKIPVVDFSYNQRGLNIGGPIIKDKLFFFVSGEQERISTPATSFVASRPGLSGANVSTADAATLDKLSNYLMSKYNYATGPYENYPYKTQSDKITAKIDWNINANNTLSAKYFYLKSNRQVVASGSGIPAGLNGSRSPSSTSMPYLGSSYTINNNFNIGIVELNTRIGNNMSNKLTAGYSALRDFRASNGAELPMVDIGNGNGGILTSFGYEVFTANNLLNSDIYQFSDDFSIYAGKHEITIGTSNQLNKFLNGFAPNYNGLYYFKTADDFINNQPAVSYSYRNSALADGSFPFAKMSSYNLSLYAQDKYQVSDNFKLTYGIRADYTYFPTKLDPNPNLAALTFQNGLQVDISKFPNKKLLFSPRVGFNYDVFGDKTTQLRGGTGIFTGQVPYVWISNQASNTGTLFSSSTVSTAGDPRLIFNPNVNANRPAPGTAAANTSYEVDAASKDFKYPQIWRTNVAVDQKLPMGIIATLEASYTKDINAVNFSNAALPNNSTGLITLPGIEGQQRYTVKSTQTGTTAANPSISPFIYMQNTKKGYSYFITGQLQKSFFNGFNASVAYTYSQSKSVNDGGSTASSIWSQRAIAGDANSDVLANTNFIQPNRVIASLSYKKEYFKHAATTIGLIFESANNGAFSYVSSGDINNDGGANDLVYIPQSKGDIILVPDFAGDTRTQDQIWNQLNTYITQDSYLSKHRGEFAKRNGAIMSYFKRADLHIAQDFFVGPKGKRNTLQFTLDIINLGNLLNSDWGLYQTPNIPLSTYNTAVLLAYKGLDATTGKPTYSFPYQDKANLTPYTTTYKNITDQISRWQAQFGVRYIFN; from the coding sequence ATGAAAAAATTGTTACTATTATTCTCATTTATGCTTGTGATAACCGTTTATGGTTTCGCACAAGGAGTTACCACTGCATCATTTATTGGTACAGTTAAAGATCAGAAAGGGGTTATACCTGGCGCAACGGTTACTGCCATACACATTCCCTCAGGTACAAAATACTCCACACTAACCAGGGCCGATGGAAGATATAACCTACCCAACGTACGTGTTGGCGGGCCATATACCATTAAAATTAGTTACGTTGGTTACAACGAACTGGTTAAAGAAAACCTGAACACCACTATTGGTGAAGATTTAAGGATTGACGCTTCGCTTACCGAAACCTCGCAAAATCTTGCCGATGTGGTGGTAAAAGGAACGCAGGATAAGGTAATCAACTCCTCACGTACCGGCGCAAGGGAAACCATTACCAGACAGCAGATCGATAACTTACCAACCATCAGCCGGTCATTATCCGATTTTACCAAATTAACGCCATCAGCAAACTCTACAACCGTTGGCGGTTTGAGTTTCGGCGGCAGAAGCGGTTCTTATAATAACCTAACGGTTGATGGTGCCCTGTTTAACAACTCGTTCGGATTATCGGGTAGTTTGGGTGGACAGGCGAATTCTCAACCGATCTCATTAGATGCGATTGAGCAGATCCAGGTGGATATTGCCCCTTATGATGTCCGCCAGGGGTCTTTCACCGGAGCAGGTATCAATACCATTGTAAAATCAGGAACAAACGATTTTAAGGGATCGGCCTATTATTATACCAGGGGAACTGATTTAACAGGCTATTCTGCCGGGGTAACCAAAATACCTGTTGTTGATTTTAGTTACAATCAGCGTGGTTTAAATATCGGCGGACCGATTATTAAGGACAAATTATTTTTCTTTGTTTCGGGTGAACAGGAAAGGATCAGTACACCAGCAACATCGTTCGTAGCATCAAGGCCAGGCTTATCAGGAGCAAACGTTTCGACAGCAGATGCTGCAACATTGGATAAGTTATCGAACTATTTAATGAGCAAATACAATTATGCAACCGGTCCTTACGAAAATTATCCTTACAAAACACAAAGTGATAAAATCACGGCAAAAATAGATTGGAACATCAATGCAAACAATACCTTAAGTGCAAAATATTTCTATCTGAAATCGAACAGACAGGTTGTTGCCAGTGGATCGGGTATTCCGGCAGGCTTAAATGGTAGCCGCTCACCTTCTTCAACCTCTATGCCTTACCTCGGTTCGAGTTATACCATTAACAATAACTTTAACATCGGTATTGTGGAGTTAAACACGAGGATCGGAAATAACATGTCGAACAAATTAACAGCTGGTTATTCAGCCTTGAGAGATTTCCGCGCTTCAAACGGTGCTGAACTGCCAATGGTTGATATCGGTAACGGAAACGGCGGCATCTTAACCAGTTTTGGTTACGAAGTATTCACCGCTAACAATTTGCTAAACTCCGACATTTATCAGTTTTCTGACGATTTCTCGATTTATGCCGGTAAACACGAAATTACCATCGGTACCAGCAACCAGTTAAACAAATTCCTGAATGGTTTTGCCCCAAATTATAATGGTCTGTATTATTTTAAAACCGCTGATGATTTTATCAATAACCAGCCCGCGGTAAGTTATTCATACCGTAACTCAGCGTTGGCCGATGGATCATTTCCATTCGCAAAAATGTCGTCGTATAATTTAAGTTTATATGCACAGGATAAATACCAGGTGAGTGATAATTTCAAATTAACCTATGGTATCCGTGCCGATTATACTTATTTCCCTACCAAACTGGATCCAAATCCAAATCTGGCTGCATTAACCTTCCAAAATGGTTTGCAGGTAGACATTTCTAAATTCCCGAACAAAAAATTATTGTTCTCACCACGTGTAGGTTTCAATTATGATGTTTTTGGCGATAAAACCACACAGTTACGTGGCGGAACCGGAATTTTCACCGGTCAGGTACCTTATGTTTGGATCTCTAACCAGGCCTCTAACACCGGAACATTATTCAGCTCAAGCACTGTTTCAACCGCTGGAGATCCACGTTTGATTTTTAATCCGAACGTAAATGCCAACCGCCCTGCTCCTGGTACAGCAGCTGCCAATACTTCTTATGAGGTAGATGCGGCATCAAAAGATTTTAAATACCCTCAGATCTGGAGAACGAATGTTGCGGTTGACCAAAAATTACCAATGGGCATTATTGCCACTTTAGAAGCATCTTATACTAAAGATATCAATGCAGTAAATTTTTCTAATGCAGCATTGCCAAACAATTCAACAGGCTTAATAACCCTTCCCGGTATTGAAGGACAGCAGCGTTATACCGTAAAATCTACACAAACAGGTACTACGGCAGCAAATCCGTCGATTTCGCCATTCATTTACATGCAAAACACCAAAAAAGGTTATTCATACTTCATTACCGGTCAGTTGCAAAAATCTTTTTTCAATGGTTTTAATGCCAGTGTAGCCTATACCTACAGCCAATCGAAATCTGTAAACGATGGTGGTTCTACTGCAAGTTCAATCTGGTCGCAAAGGGCAATTGCCGGCGATGCAAATTCGGATGTTCTGGCCAATACCAATTTTATTCAGCCAAACAGGGTTATTGCTTCCTTAAGCTATAAAAAAGAGTATTTTAAACATGCGGCTACCACAATTGGTTTAATCTTCGAATCGGCCAATAATGGTGCATTCAGTTATGTTTCATCTGGGGATATCAATAACGATGGCGGCGCGAACGATTTGGTTTACATCCCGCAAAGCAAAGGCGATATTATTTTGGTTCCTGATTTTGCTGGCGATACCCGCACCCAGGATCAGATCTGGAACCAGTTGAACACCTATATTACTCAGGATAGCTACCTCAGCAAACACCGGGGTGAATTTGCAAAAAGAAACGGCGCCATCATGTCGTACTTTAAAAGGGCAGATTTACACATTGCACAGGATTTCTTTGTTGGTCCGAAAGGGAAAAGAAATACACTTCAGTTTACGCTGGATATCATTAACCTTGGCAACTTGTTAAATAGCGATTGGGGCTTATATCAAACGCCAAATATCCCGTTATCAACTTATAATACCGCTGTATTATTGGCCTATAAAGGTTTAGATGCTACTACAGGGAAACCTACTTATTCATTCCCATATCAGGATAAGGCTAATTTAACACCATATACCACAACGTATAAAAATATTACCGATCAGATTTCGCGTTGGCAGGCACAATTTGGTGTGCGTTACATTTTTAATTAA
- the pyrH gene encoding UMP kinase, producing the protein MKYKRILLKLSGESLMGDKQYGIDNDRVKQYAEDIKAVHDKGLEIAIVIGGGNIFRGLSAEKSGMDRAQADYMGMLATVINSMALQDALEKVGIKTRLLTAIKMEQICEPFIRRRAVRHLEKGRVVIFGAGTGNPYFTTDSAAALRAIEIKADVVLKGTRVDGIYTADPEKDPLATKYGEISFREVYDKGLNVMDMTAFTLCEENQLPIIVFDMNKHGNFMKIASGEAIGTLVK; encoded by the coding sequence ATGAAATACAAGCGCATCCTACTTAAGCTTAGCGGAGAATCGCTAATGGGCGACAAACAATACGGTATTGATAATGATCGTGTTAAGCAATATGCAGAAGATATCAAAGCAGTACACGATAAAGGTTTAGAAATTGCCATCGTAATTGGAGGAGGAAATATTTTTAGAGGCCTAAGCGCCGAAAAAAGTGGGATGGACAGGGCTCAGGCTGACTACATGGGCATGTTGGCAACCGTGATCAACTCTATGGCTTTACAAGATGCCTTAGAGAAAGTTGGTATTAAAACCCGTTTGCTTACCGCTATTAAAATGGAACAAATCTGTGAGCCGTTTATCCGCAGAAGAGCTGTTCGCCACCTAGAAAAAGGCCGCGTGGTTATTTTTGGCGCCGGTACCGGAAATCCATATTTCACCACCGATTCTGCAGCAGCTTTACGTGCAATCGAAATTAAAGCCGATGTAGTTTTAAAAGGAACACGTGTTGACGGAATTTATACCGCAGACCCTGAAAAAGATCCTTTAGCTACAAAATACGGAGAAATTTCATTCAGAGAAGTTTATGATAAAGGCCTTAATGTAATGGATATGACGGCTTTTACCCTTTGCGAAGAAAACCAACTCCCGATTATTGTGTTTGATATGAACAAGCACGGTAATTTCATGAAAATCGCCAGCGGCGAGGCAATTGGAACCCTGGTAAAGTAA
- the frr gene encoding ribosome recycling factor: MNDLIQLQLMDAQSAMDRAIDHCEAELTKIRAGKASAGMLDGIFVDYYGASTALSQVSSINTPDARTIVIQPWEKSLLTVIEKAIQVANIGINPQNDGIVIRLVVPPLTEERRKDLVKKVKEEAERGRITVRNIRKDANTKIQKLKGEGVSDDEIKTGEGEVQKLTDAYIIKVDKHAEAKEKDVMTV, from the coding sequence ATGAACGACCTCATACAATTACAATTAATGGATGCTCAATCTGCAATGGATAGAGCAATCGATCATTGTGAAGCTGAATTAACTAAAATCAGAGCTGGTAAAGCATCAGCTGGAATGTTGGATGGTATTTTTGTTGATTATTATGGTGCCTCAACAGCATTATCGCAAGTATCAAGCATCAATACACCTGATGCAAGAACAATTGTGATCCAACCCTGGGAAAAATCACTTTTAACGGTAATCGAAAAAGCCATCCAGGTAGCCAATATTGGCATCAATCCTCAAAATGACGGTATTGTGATCCGTTTGGTGGTACCTCCTTTAACTGAAGAACGCAGGAAAGACCTGGTTAAAAAAGTAAAAGAAGAAGCCGAAAGAGGCCGTATTACCGTTCGTAACATCCGTAAAGATGCCAATACCAAAATTCAAAAATTAAAAGGTGAAGGCGTTTCTGATGATGAGATTAAAACAGGCGAAGGTGAAGTACAGAAATTAACTGATGCTTATATCATTAAGGTTGATAAACACGCAGAAGCGAAAGAAAAAGACGTAATGACCGTTTAA
- a CDS encoding LacI family DNA-binding transcriptional regulator codes for MKKRVSIKDIAKQLNISITTVSFVINGKAKEKNISESLTKKVLDLVAELNYQPNALATSLRTGKTKIIGFLVDDISEPFFAGIARRIDEIASSLGYKILFSSTRNDTEKAIELLQIFKDRHVDGYIMALPEGLEEEVKKLIQTDAPVVLFDRYVQDVKTDYVIIDNKSSTLEATEHLINNGYKNIGFVTIDTFQQQMVDRLSGYETAVEKHKLPAIVKKISYVSSAESIKEMTKFFKKEKQLDAVIFAANYICLDGLRTFRKEGIHIHKDLAVVSFDDFEILEFCEPPVTAIAQPLEAIAENIMKILLNKLKKAGRNVENAQVSLPTVLNVRASSSKK; via the coding sequence ATGAAAAAACGAGTATCCATAAAAGATATCGCCAAACAATTAAATATTTCCATTACAACCGTATCGTTCGTAATTAATGGAAAAGCGAAAGAGAAGAACATCAGCGAATCGCTTACCAAAAAGGTTTTGGATCTGGTTGCCGAATTAAACTACCAGCCTAATGCCCTTGCCACGAGTTTACGAACGGGAAAAACAAAAATTATCGGTTTCCTGGTTGATGATATCTCAGAACCTTTTTTCGCAGGCATCGCACGCCGAATTGATGAAATTGCCTCTAGTTTGGGTTATAAAATTCTTTTTAGCAGTACCCGCAACGATACCGAAAAAGCCATAGAACTATTGCAGATTTTTAAAGACAGGCATGTTGATGGTTACATTATGGCACTGCCCGAAGGTTTGGAGGAAGAAGTTAAAAAACTGATCCAAACAGATGCGCCAGTGGTTTTATTCGACCGCTATGTGCAGGATGTTAAAACCGATTATGTAATTATTGATAACAAAAGCAGTACTCTCGAAGCCACTGAACACCTGATTAACAATGGTTATAAAAATATTGGCTTTGTAACGATAGATACCTTTCAGCAGCAAATGGTCGATCGTTTATCGGGTTACGAAACTGCTGTAGAAAAGCATAAGCTACCTGCTATTGTGAAAAAGATCAGCTATGTTAGTTCTGCTGAATCGATCAAAGAGATGACAAAGTTCTTTAAAAAGGAAAAACAGCTGGATGCCGTAATTTTTGCGGCCAACTACATTTGTTTGGATGGTTTAAGAACTTTCAGAAAAGAGGGTATCCATATCCATAAAGACCTCGCTGTGGTATCTTTTGATGATTTCGAGATCCTGGAGTTCTGCGAACCACCCGTTACGGCAATTGCACAGCCGCTTGAAGCCATTGCAGAAAACATCATGAAAATTTTATTGAACAAGCTTAAAAAAGCAGGTAGAAATGTTGAAAATGCACAGGTATCGCTGCCAACAGTATTAAATGTAAGGGCATCGAGCTCAAAAAAATAA
- a CDS encoding Lrp/AsnC ligand binding domain-containing protein: protein MLKKDNSNLEIDNLDIDILKQLMQDATKPYTEIAKDLIVSGGTIHVRMKKLQEMGIIKGSHLIIDPQKAGYDICAFLGIYLEKGIQYKDAVAQLSKIKEVVELHYTTGAYSMFAKIICRDTNHLRHVLNEEIQAVNGIQRTETLISLEESIKRQIELG from the coding sequence ATGCTTAAAAAAGACAATTCCAATTTAGAAATTGACAACCTCGACATCGATATATTAAAGCAATTGATGCAGGATGCCACTAAACCTTACACAGAAATCGCTAAAGATCTGATTGTTTCGGGCGGAACGATACACGTTAGGATGAAGAAATTACAGGAAATGGGCATTATAAAAGGCTCTCACTTAATTATCGATCCACAGAAGGCCGGTTACGATATCTGCGCATTTTTGGGTATCTATCTCGAAAAAGGAATCCAATATAAAGATGCGGTTGCGCAGCTGAGCAAAATTAAGGAAGTGGTAGAGCTCCATTATACTACCGGTGCCTATAGTATGTTTGCAAAAATTATCTGCAGGGATACCAACCATTTACGCCACGTTTTAAATGAAGAAATCCAGGCGGTAAACGGTATTCAACGTACAGAGACATTGATCTCGTTAGAAGAGAGTATTAAGCGGCAGATTGAGTTAGGATAA
- the feoB gene encoding ferrous iron transport protein B: MGLDIKVALVGNPNTGKSTLFNRLTGLNQKIGNFPGITVDKKTGFTKLTGDKDAEIIDLPGTYSLYPKSSDESIVFQVLADKNNNSHPDVIVLIADASNLKRNMLLYSQVADLGIPMILALNMIDLSTKQGIEIDLDKLAEKLGIQVVSISARNNIGIDKLKQAIANTNKIATQFQDVDVNFLAPDAINAIKSKLNSDNDYYALQVLHQHEYLTFFTEKEQEEIEKIEQSHHFESSKIQAAETIARYKHLSSILSGVVVDKGTEKKFSFSDKLDGILTHKIWGFAIFLLILFVIFNAIFAWSSYPMDLIESGFGFITSIGHEYLPAGMLTDLVLDGVIAGLGGIFVFIPQIAILFAFISILEDTGYMARVTFMMDKIMSKVGLNGKSVVPMIGGLACAVPSIMAARNIENWKDRMITIMVTPLVSCSARLPVYILIISLIIPSQTVLGVFNLQGLALMVMYLVGIIAAVLVAWVMKFIIKTKERSYFIMELPVYRMPRWKNVFYTMYEKSKTFVFEAGKVIIAISVILWVMASFGPGNRFEGIDKKYETALADTTKNTDHIKTLVATEKLENSYVGILGHAIEPAIRPLGYDWKIGIGLITSFAAREAFVGTMATIYSVDGGDEDTSTIRERMSASKNSRTGLPVYTFATGISLMLFYAFAMQCMSTVAIVYRETKGWKWPVIQLAYMTAMAYIAALVAYQLLK; encoded by the coding sequence CTGGGTTTGGATATTAAAGTTGCGTTAGTTGGTAATCCCAATACAGGTAAATCTACTTTATTTAACCGTTTAACAGGGTTAAATCAGAAAATAGGAAACTTTCCAGGTATCACTGTCGATAAGAAAACTGGTTTTACGAAACTTACAGGCGACAAGGATGCCGAGATTATCGATTTACCCGGAACCTATAGCTTATATCCAAAAAGTTCTGACGAAAGCATCGTTTTTCAGGTGCTTGCCGATAAAAACAACAATAGCCATCCCGATGTAATCGTATTGATTGCTGATGCCTCTAATCTAAAGCGAAATATGCTTTTGTATTCGCAGGTGGCCGATTTGGGTATACCGATGATTTTGGCTTTGAATATGATCGATCTTTCTACTAAACAGGGAATTGAGATTGATCTTGATAAACTTGCAGAAAAGCTGGGCATCCAGGTGGTTTCCATTTCAGCAAGAAATAATATCGGAATAGATAAGTTAAAACAGGCCATTGCTAATACCAATAAAATTGCCACCCAGTTTCAGGATGTTGATGTAAATTTTCTGGCACCCGATGCCATTAATGCCATTAAATCAAAACTGAATTCTGATAATGATTATTATGCATTGCAGGTATTGCACCAGCACGAATACCTTACTTTTTTTACCGAAAAAGAGCAGGAAGAAATTGAGAAGATAGAGCAATCACACCATTTCGAGTCTTCTAAAATTCAGGCGGCAGAAACGATTGCACGTTACAAACACCTCAGCAGCATATTATCTGGTGTAGTAGTAGATAAAGGCACCGAAAAGAAATTTTCTTTTAGCGATAAATTAGATGGGATACTTACCCATAAAATATGGGGATTCGCCATATTCCTGTTAATCTTATTTGTTATTTTCAATGCCATTTTTGCCTGGTCATCTTATCCTATGGATCTGATTGAAAGCGGATTTGGTTTTATCACCAGCATAGGTCACGAATACCTGCCTGCCGGTATGCTAACAGATCTTGTATTAGATGGTGTGATTGCAGGTTTAGGCGGTATTTTTGTATTTATTCCGCAAATTGCCATTCTTTTTGCTTTTATATCCATTTTAGAAGATACTGGTTATATGGCCCGCGTTACCTTTATGATGGATAAAATCATGAGCAAGGTTGGCCTTAATGGAAAATCGGTGGTACCGATGATCGGTGGTTTAGCCTGTGCTGTACCTTCTATTATGGCAGCCAGAAATATAGAAAACTGGAAAGACAGGATGATTACCATCATGGTTACGCCATTGGTAAGCTGTTCGGCAAGACTTCCCGTTTATATCCTGATCATTTCCTTAATTATCCCTTCGCAAACAGTTCTGGGTGTTTTTAATTTACAGGGTTTAGCTTTGATGGTGATGTACCTGGTGGGAATTATTGCTGCGGTATTGGTGGCCTGGGTAATGAAATTCATTATCAAAACTAAAGAAAGGTCGTATTTCATCATGGAATTGCCGGTTTACCGCATGCCCAGGTGGAAAAACGTTTTCTATACCATGTATGAGAAATCAAAAACCTTTGTTTTCGAAGCAGGTAAGGTAATTATTGCCATTTCTGTTATCCTTTGGGTAATGGCATCTTTCGGACCAGGGAACCGTTTTGAAGGTATTGATAAAAAGTACGAAACAGCATTGGCCGATACCACAAAAAATACCGATCACATTAAAACTTTGGTGGCTACCGAGAAACTGGAAAACTCTTATGTGGGGATTCTTGGTCATGCGATTGAACCTGCCATCCGTCCGTTGGGTTACGATTGGAAAATCGGGATTGGTTTAATTACCTCCTTTGCGGCCCGTGAAGCCTTTGTAGGTACCATGGCTACCATTTACAGTGTTGATGGAGGTGATGAGGATACAAGCACGATCAGGGAGCGTATGTCGGCCTCTAAGAACAGCCGTACGGGTTTGCCGGTTTATACTTTCGCTACTGGCATTTCGCTGATGCTTTTTTATGCTTTTGCCATGCAGTGCATGAGTACCGTAGCTATTGTTTACCGAGAAACCAAAGGTTGGAAATGGCCGGTAATTCAATTGGCTTACATGACAGCCATGGCCTATATCGCCGCATTGGTTGCTTATCAGTTGTTGAAATAA
- a CDS encoding FeoA family protein produces the protein MKLSHLKIGEKGTIVAFTDLDMSVKLMEMGCLPGEVVEVERFAPLGDPMAIRVAGYQLCLRKSEADVIIIQ, from the coding sequence ATGAAGCTGTCGCACCTAAAAATTGGAGAAAAAGGAACAATTGTAGCATTTACAGATTTAGACATGTCTGTAAAGTTAATGGAGATGGGCTGTTTGCCGGGCGAGGTGGTAGAAGTTGAGCGTTTTGCTCCACTAGGCGACCCAATGGCGATCCGTGTTGCTGGTTATCAGCTTTGCTTGCGTAAAAGTGAAGCCGATGTGATCATTATACAATAA